A genomic stretch from Bosea sp. F3-2 includes:
- the fliR gene encoding flagellar biosynthetic protein FliR, with product MQIAILPEISALFVLVFARVGTLVMLMPGIGERFIFSRGRLSLAFFIALMIVPVARPSLRIPPDVSGIVALLIGELLIGLIIGVCARLVMACLQTAGTLVAQTMGLGFAMTVDPTGGLQNPSIGNFLTMLGTTLILTTDLHHIAIAAIHESYRLLPPGGVPEMPDILTLAVQSAARGFALAVQISAPFLVFGLLFNLGLGVLARMMPQLQVFFLAVPASILGGMLVLLVVVGVMMSVFLNDLGVFLRQFTGG from the coding sequence ATGCAGATCGCGATCCTGCCCGAGATCAGCGCCCTTTTCGTGCTCGTCTTCGCGCGGGTCGGCACGCTCGTCATGCTGATGCCCGGCATCGGCGAGCGCTTCATCTTTTCGCGCGGGCGGCTGTCGCTCGCCTTCTTCATCGCCCTGATGATCGTGCCGGTCGCCCGCCCTTCCCTGCGCATCCCGCCCGATGTCTCCGGCATCGTCGCGCTGCTCATCGGCGAATTGCTGATCGGCCTGATCATCGGTGTCTGCGCCCGGCTGGTGATGGCCTGCCTGCAGACGGCCGGCACTCTCGTCGCCCAGACCATGGGTCTCGGCTTTGCCATGACGGTCGATCCGACCGGCGGCCTGCAGAACCCGTCGATCGGCAACTTCCTGACCATGCTCGGGACCACGCTGATCCTGACGACCGACCTGCACCACATCGCCATCGCCGCGATCCATGAAAGCTATCGCCTGCTGCCGCCCGGCGGCGTTCCCGAGATGCCGGATATCCTGACGCTCGCCGTGCAGTCGGCGGCACGCGGCTTCGCGCTCGCCGTTCAGATCTCGGCGCCCTTCCTCGTCTTCGGCCTCCTGTTCAATCTCGGGCTCGGCGTGCTGGCGCGGATGATGCCGCAGCTCCAAGTCTTCTTCCTCGCCGTGCCGGCCTCGATCCTCGGCGGCATGCTCGTCCTGCTCGTCGTGGTCGGCGTGATGATGAGCGTCTTCCTCAACGATCTCGGCGTCTTCCTGCGCCAGTTCACGGGGGGCTGA
- the fliQ gene encoding flagellar biosynthesis protein FliQ: MTSGAILDVARDGIVVFLKVGGPLMVIALVVGLAVSLVQALTQIQEQTLVFVPKIVAVFAALLLFLPFMGDALAGYMGRVAARIATGG; encoded by the coding sequence ATGACTTCCGGAGCCATTCTCGACGTCGCCCGCGACGGCATCGTCGTCTTCCTCAAGGTCGGCGGGCCGCTGATGGTGATCGCGCTCGTCGTCGGCCTCGCCGTCTCGCTGGTGCAGGCGCTGACCCAGATCCAGGAGCAGACGCTCGTCTTCGTGCCGAAGATCGTCGCCGTCTTCGCCGCGCTGCTGCTGTTTCTGCCGTTCATGGGTGATGCGCTGGCGGGCTATATGGGGCGAGTCGCCGCCCGAATCGCCACGGGCGGATGA
- a CDS encoding flagellar hook-basal body complex protein FliE has protein sequence MATPGFAAGAYASIQGMGAGNLMRKPLATGGAEAGGPDFSALLGKALDATAEAGRKADTQTATVAGGRADIVNVVTAVAESEAAIETLVAVRDRVIAAYEEIMRMPV, from the coding sequence ATGGCCACTCCGGGTTTCGCTGCGGGCGCCTACGCCTCCATCCAGGGGATGGGCGCCGGCAATCTGATGCGCAAGCCGCTCGCCACAGGCGGTGCGGAAGCAGGCGGACCGGATTTCTCTGCCCTGCTCGGCAAGGCGCTCGACGCGACCGCCGAGGCCGGCCGCAAGGCTGACACTCAGACTGCGACCGTCGCCGGCGGACGGGCCGACATCGTCAATGTCGTCACCGCGGTGGCCGAGAGCGAGGCGGCGATCGAGACGCTGGTCGCGGTGCGCGACCGTGTCATCGCGGCCTATGAGGAAATCATGCGGATGCCGGTCTGA
- the flgC gene encoding flagellar basal body rod protein FlgC has protein sequence MDLIKSIAVAASGLRSQSGRMRVISENIANADSGPERAGAEPYRRKVPTFQRHFDRELDAQFVALGKVQRDQSAFKVKHEPGNPAADANGDVQMPNVNSLVEMVDMREAQRSYEANLNLISSTRRMIQRTIDILRA, from the coding sequence ATGGATCTGATCAAGAGCATCGCCGTCGCCGCTTCCGGCCTGCGCAGCCAGTCCGGTCGCATGCGCGTCATCTCGGAGAACATCGCCAACGCCGATTCCGGCCCGGAGCGCGCCGGCGCCGAGCCCTATCGCCGCAAGGTTCCGACCTTCCAGCGCCATTTCGACCGCGAGCTCGATGCCCAGTTCGTCGCACTCGGCAAGGTCCAGCGCGACCAGAGCGCCTTCAAGGTCAAGCACGAGCCGGGCAATCCGGCCGCCGACGCCAATGGCGACGTGCAGATGCCCAACGTCAATTCGCTGGTCGAGATGGTCGACATGCGCGAGGCCCAGCGCAGCTACGAGGCCAATCTCAACCTGATCTCTTCGACGCGCCGGATGATCCAGCGCACCATCGATATCCTGCGCGCCTGA
- a CDS encoding flagellar basal body protein, whose protein sequence is MANDGLSIGGGLMQALKLRMQYQQSRQKVLAENVANADSPRFRPVDLKPPSVDPARAGVTLARTSVGHMSLSTGNGGFNGTGAPRFETTPNGNAVNLEDEMLKVAQNQSDYQLAASLYSKGLGLMKIAIGKGR, encoded by the coding sequence ATGGCGAATGACGGCTTGAGCATCGGCGGCGGCCTGATGCAGGCGCTGAAGCTGCGCATGCAGTACCAGCAGTCGCGCCAGAAGGTTCTGGCCGAGAACGTCGCCAATGCCGACAGCCCCCGCTTCCGCCCGGTCGACCTGAAGCCACCCAGCGTCGACCCAGCCCGCGCCGGTGTCACGCTCGCCCGCACCAGCGTCGGCCATATGAGCCTGTCCACCGGCAATGGCGGCTTCAACGGCACCGGTGCCCCGCGCTTCGAGACGACCCCGAACGGCAATGCGGTGAACCTCGAGGACGAGATGCTCAAGGTCGCGCAGAACCAATCCGACTATCAGCTGGCCGCCTCGCTCTACAGCAAGGGTCTCGGCCTGATGAAGATCGCGATTGGCAAAGGACGCTAA